One genomic region from Anopheles bellator chromosome 2, idAnoBellAS_SP24_06.2, whole genome shotgun sequence encodes:
- the LOC131208268 gene encoding uncharacterized protein LOC131208268 isoform X2 → MASAGDGEKPPKMAEENGTNPTNAVEQLSDPTRWEKFCLRRGINPNLIMLKITLFVMYGATSSLLPYLTIHMQSTGLTVEEIAIIYLALPFTTFLSPPITGFLVDKFGRYKPVVIMSLLLNALFHHSLLLIPQQEIPGKLPEAYVMRHPLTGNVEVWWSPCPSRECPEEEEMDIVVDQCLDHCLLLEQNPKIEIAPPPTDLPLVVTPNSVDANDPKDDLDLFVRKGPRKGANKTNDVLSSSSSTTELYIDKSILKEDPDESEESEEGWVVAGSGDSAFIVLDMHPDLGEPIEQLGMEIEHDDNATVTDFKTRFGVALLWKQGVNVTALEEEDLRCGGLVLTSNMSLNSNLMLSEWAADCMVQRCRFRRNGPDICPPDYKESDDKIFWIYFALRFLATTMLSAGVTIMDPIALTMIEKYGGDFGRERLFSSIGMAIFSPITGIMIDFFSRDLGYTDYSAAFYTYDVLLIISSVTVFLMPLGEKLPADNVFKDLLNLLKLKHVIIFIWFLFLLGNFWGFIESFLFLYLKELGAPNYLLGITITVGTVSSIPFLYGAGRITKVVGHVNLIVIAFVAHACRLVGYSFIENAWWCFPFEAMEALSCHLMWVAAATYCALLAPKNLLATLIGVLGMAHFSLGRGSGSFFGGFLIGEVGTREAFRYMGLVAVAGGLAYKFIHAIWLRKYDNPDADDEVVEKGESEKLYSEGDEPKTKDQGTSMSQERLSLMIKYNQIGSLTSLPRGSRGDVNDAFARRRSSYNIEFVRVQKGGGSASKVDLLKSAIDINHKASHPHLRKEGKASDQSLNSKRADSAPRLNQSKNISQPALGAVVDEVSDDQETEQRDSITEGEVENYKLELSKKASRGHVLNDIPERTVEASEQVAVAGGSTSPATSASVTPATAVTATESIADRDQEKPAT, encoded by the exons ATGGCGTCCGCAGGCGATGGTGAGAAGCCGCCGAAAATGGCAgaggaaaacggaaccaacccGACCAATGCCGTCGAGCAGCTGAGCGATCCGACCCGTTGGGAGAAGTTTTGCCTTCGGCGCGGAATCAACCCGAACCTAATCATGCTGAAGATCACGCTGTTCGTCATGTATGGTG CCACCTCGTCGCTACTGCCGTACCTGACGATCCACATGCAAAGCACCGGCCTGACGGTGGAGGAAATTGCCATCATATACCTAGCGCTCCCGTTCACCACGTTCCTGAGCCCGCCGATCACCG gctTCTTGGTGGACAAGTTCGGTCGGTACAAACCGGTGGTCATCATGAGTTTGCTCTTAAACGCATTATTCCACcattcgctgctgctgatcccGCAGCAGGAAATACCGGGCAAGCTGCCGGAAGCGTACGTAATGAGACATCCCTTGACCGGAAATGTAGAG GTCTGGTGGTCACCGTGCCCGAGCCGCGAGTGCCCGGAGGAGGAAGAGATGGACATCGTGGTGGACCAGTGCCTGGATCACTGTTTGCTGCTGGAGCAGAACCCGAAGATCGAGAtagcgccaccgccgacggacctgccgctggtggtgacCCCGAACTCGGTCGATGCGAACGACCCGAAGGACGATCTGGATCTGTTTGTGCGGAAGGGGCCCAGAAAGGGTGCCAACAAAACGAACGACGTACTTAGCAGCAGTTCCAGTACCACTGAGCTGTACATCGACA AGTCAATACTTAAGGAGGACCCGGACGAATCGGAAGAGAGCGAGGAGGGCTGGGTCGTGGCGGGTAGCGGCGACTCGGCGTTCATCGTGCTCGACATGCACCCGGACCTGGGCGAACCGATCGAGCAGCTGGGCATGGAGATCGAACACGACGACAACGCGACCGTGACGGACTTCAAGACCCGCTTCGGGGTGGCGCTGCTCTGGAAGCAGGGTGTCAACGTGACGGCACTGGAGGAGGAGGACCTGCGGTGCGGGGGTCTGGTGCTCACCTCGAACATGTCGCTCAACAGCAACCTGATGCTGTCGGAGTGGGCCGCCGACTGTATGGTGCAgcggtgccggttccggcgcaACGGTCCCGACATCTGCCCGCCGGACTACAAGGAGAGTGACGACAAGATCTTCTGGATCTACTTCGCCCTCCGTTTCCTGGCCACGACGATGCTTTCGGCCGGCGTAACCATCATGGATCCGATCGCACTCACCATGATCGAGAAGTACGGTGGTGACTTTGGGCGCGAGCGACTCTTCTCCAGTATCGGGATGGCTATCTTTTCGCCGATTACCGGCATCATGATCGACTTCTTCTCGCGGGACCTCGGCTACACGGACTACTCGGCTGCGTTCTACACGTACGACGTGTTGCTGATCATCTCGTCGGTCACGGTGTTCCTGATGCCACTCGGCGAGAAGCTGCCGGCCGACAACGTCTTCAAGGACCTGTTGAATCTGCTAAAGCTGAAGCacgtcatcatcttcatctggTTCCTGTTTCTCCTAGGCAACTTTTGGGGATTCATCGAGAGCTTCCTGTTCCTGTACCTGAAGGAACTGGGTGCCCCAAACTATCTGCTGG GTATCACCATTACGGTTGGAACGGTCAGCAGTATCCCGTTCCTGTACGGAGCCGGTCGTATCACGAAGGTCGTTGGCCACGTGAACCTCATCGTGATAGCGTTCGTGGCTCACGCGTGTCGCCTGGTGGGCTACTCGTTCATTGA AAACGCCTGGTGGTGCTTTCCGTTCGAAGCGATGGAAGCCCTGTCCTGCCACCTGATGTGGGTCGCCGCGGCCACCTATTGTGCACTGCTCGCCCCGAAGAACCTGCTCGCCACGCTGATCGGGGTGTTGGGAATGGCCCACTTCAGTCTCGGCCGCGGCAGTGGCTccttcttcggtggcttccTGATCGGTGAGGTGGGAACCCGCGAGGCGTTCCGTTACATGGGGCTCGTGGCCGTAGCCGGTGGGCTGGCCTACAAGTTCATCCACGCCATCTGGCTCCGCAAGTACGACAACCCG GATGCGGACGACGAGGTGGTCGAGAAGGGCGAATCGGAGAAGCTGTACAGTGAAGGTGACGAACCGAAGACGAAGGATCAGGGCACGTCGATGTCGCAGGAACGGCTCTCGCTGATGATAAAGTACAATCAGATAGGCAGCCTCACCTCGCTCCCGAGGGGCTCCCGG GGTGACGTGAACGATGCCTTCGCAAGACGCCGGAGCAGCTACAACATCGAGTTCGTGCGCGTCCAGAAAGGTGGCGGCAGTGCGTCGAAG GTGGACCTCCTGAAGTCGGCCATCGACATCAACCACAAGGCGTCGCATCCACACCTGCGCAAGGAAGGCAAGGCGTCCGATCAGTCGCTCAACTCGAAACGTGCCGACAGCGCGCCCCGTTTGAATCAatcgaaaaacatttcccagCCAGCCCTGGGCGCCGTGGTGGACGAGGTAAGCGACGACCAG GAAACGGAACAGCGCGACTCCATCACCGAGGGCGAGGTAGAAAACTATAAGCTGGAGCTGAGCAAAAAGGCATCCCGAGGCCATGTGCTGAACGACATTCCGGAACGGACGGTTGAAGCGTCCGAGCAggttgccgttgccggcggATCGACATCGCCAGCCACCTCGGCCAGCGTGACACCAGCGACtgccgtcaccgccaccgagagcATAGCGGATCGGGACCAAGAGAAACCCGCGACCTGA
- the LOC131208268 gene encoding uncharacterized protein LOC131208268 isoform X1 — MASAGDGEKPPKMAEENGTNPTNAVEQLSDPTRWEKFCLRRGINPNLIMLKITLFVMYGATSSLLPYLTIHMQSTGLTVEEIAIIYLALPFTTFLSPPITGFLVDKFGRYKPVVIMSLLLNALFHHSLLLIPQQEIPGKLPEAYVMRHPLTGNVEVWWSPCPSRECPEEEEMDIVVDQCLDHCLLLEQNPKIEIAPPPTDLPLVVTPNSVDANDPKDDLDLFVRKGPRKGANKTNDVLSSSSSTTELYIDKSILKEDPDESEESEEGWVVAGSGDSAFIVLDMHPDLGEPIEQLGMEIEHDDNATVTDFKTRFGVALLWKQGVNVTALEEEDLRCGGLVLTSNMSLNSNLMLSEWAADCMVQRCRFRRNGPDICPPDYKESDDKIFWIYFALRFLATTMLSAGVTIMDPIALTMIEKYGGDFGRERLFSSIGMAIFSPITGIMIDFFSRDLGYTDYSAAFYTYDVLLIISSVTVFLMPLGEKLPADNVFKDLLNLLKLKHVIIFIWFLFLLGNFWGFIESFLFLYLKELGAPNYLLGITITVGTVSSIPFLYGAGRITKVVGHVNLIVIAFVAHACRLVGYSFIENAWWCFPFEAMEALSCHLMWVAAATYCALLAPKNLLATLIGVLGMAHFSLGRGSGSFFGGFLIGEVGTREAFRYMGLVAVAGGLAYKFIHAIWLRKYDNPDADDEVVEKGESEKLYSEGDEPKTKDQGTSMSQERLSLMIKYNQIGSLTSLPRGSRGDVNDAFARRRSSYNIEFVRVQKGGGSASKVDLLKSAIDINHKASHPHLRKEGKASDQSLNSKRADSAPRLNQSKNISQPALGAVVDEDLPTSVLSRHRKKHHQSGILVVKACSQDGDLDLRNYLRETEQRDSITEGEVENYKLELSKKASRGHVLNDIPERTVEASEQVAVAGGSTSPATSASVTPATAVTATESIADRDQEKPAT, encoded by the exons ATGGCGTCCGCAGGCGATGGTGAGAAGCCGCCGAAAATGGCAgaggaaaacggaaccaacccGACCAATGCCGTCGAGCAGCTGAGCGATCCGACCCGTTGGGAGAAGTTTTGCCTTCGGCGCGGAATCAACCCGAACCTAATCATGCTGAAGATCACGCTGTTCGTCATGTATGGTG CCACCTCGTCGCTACTGCCGTACCTGACGATCCACATGCAAAGCACCGGCCTGACGGTGGAGGAAATTGCCATCATATACCTAGCGCTCCCGTTCACCACGTTCCTGAGCCCGCCGATCACCG gctTCTTGGTGGACAAGTTCGGTCGGTACAAACCGGTGGTCATCATGAGTTTGCTCTTAAACGCATTATTCCACcattcgctgctgctgatcccGCAGCAGGAAATACCGGGCAAGCTGCCGGAAGCGTACGTAATGAGACATCCCTTGACCGGAAATGTAGAG GTCTGGTGGTCACCGTGCCCGAGCCGCGAGTGCCCGGAGGAGGAAGAGATGGACATCGTGGTGGACCAGTGCCTGGATCACTGTTTGCTGCTGGAGCAGAACCCGAAGATCGAGAtagcgccaccgccgacggacctgccgctggtggtgacCCCGAACTCGGTCGATGCGAACGACCCGAAGGACGATCTGGATCTGTTTGTGCGGAAGGGGCCCAGAAAGGGTGCCAACAAAACGAACGACGTACTTAGCAGCAGTTCCAGTACCACTGAGCTGTACATCGACA AGTCAATACTTAAGGAGGACCCGGACGAATCGGAAGAGAGCGAGGAGGGCTGGGTCGTGGCGGGTAGCGGCGACTCGGCGTTCATCGTGCTCGACATGCACCCGGACCTGGGCGAACCGATCGAGCAGCTGGGCATGGAGATCGAACACGACGACAACGCGACCGTGACGGACTTCAAGACCCGCTTCGGGGTGGCGCTGCTCTGGAAGCAGGGTGTCAACGTGACGGCACTGGAGGAGGAGGACCTGCGGTGCGGGGGTCTGGTGCTCACCTCGAACATGTCGCTCAACAGCAACCTGATGCTGTCGGAGTGGGCCGCCGACTGTATGGTGCAgcggtgccggttccggcgcaACGGTCCCGACATCTGCCCGCCGGACTACAAGGAGAGTGACGACAAGATCTTCTGGATCTACTTCGCCCTCCGTTTCCTGGCCACGACGATGCTTTCGGCCGGCGTAACCATCATGGATCCGATCGCACTCACCATGATCGAGAAGTACGGTGGTGACTTTGGGCGCGAGCGACTCTTCTCCAGTATCGGGATGGCTATCTTTTCGCCGATTACCGGCATCATGATCGACTTCTTCTCGCGGGACCTCGGCTACACGGACTACTCGGCTGCGTTCTACACGTACGACGTGTTGCTGATCATCTCGTCGGTCACGGTGTTCCTGATGCCACTCGGCGAGAAGCTGCCGGCCGACAACGTCTTCAAGGACCTGTTGAATCTGCTAAAGCTGAAGCacgtcatcatcttcatctggTTCCTGTTTCTCCTAGGCAACTTTTGGGGATTCATCGAGAGCTTCCTGTTCCTGTACCTGAAGGAACTGGGTGCCCCAAACTATCTGCTGG GTATCACCATTACGGTTGGAACGGTCAGCAGTATCCCGTTCCTGTACGGAGCCGGTCGTATCACGAAGGTCGTTGGCCACGTGAACCTCATCGTGATAGCGTTCGTGGCTCACGCGTGTCGCCTGGTGGGCTACTCGTTCATTGA AAACGCCTGGTGGTGCTTTCCGTTCGAAGCGATGGAAGCCCTGTCCTGCCACCTGATGTGGGTCGCCGCGGCCACCTATTGTGCACTGCTCGCCCCGAAGAACCTGCTCGCCACGCTGATCGGGGTGTTGGGAATGGCCCACTTCAGTCTCGGCCGCGGCAGTGGCTccttcttcggtggcttccTGATCGGTGAGGTGGGAACCCGCGAGGCGTTCCGTTACATGGGGCTCGTGGCCGTAGCCGGTGGGCTGGCCTACAAGTTCATCCACGCCATCTGGCTCCGCAAGTACGACAACCCG GATGCGGACGACGAGGTGGTCGAGAAGGGCGAATCGGAGAAGCTGTACAGTGAAGGTGACGAACCGAAGACGAAGGATCAGGGCACGTCGATGTCGCAGGAACGGCTCTCGCTGATGATAAAGTACAATCAGATAGGCAGCCTCACCTCGCTCCCGAGGGGCTCCCGG GGTGACGTGAACGATGCCTTCGCAAGACGCCGGAGCAGCTACAACATCGAGTTCGTGCGCGTCCAGAAAGGTGGCGGCAGTGCGTCGAAG GTGGACCTCCTGAAGTCGGCCATCGACATCAACCACAAGGCGTCGCATCCACACCTGCGCAAGGAAGGCAAGGCGTCCGATCAGTCGCTCAACTCGAAACGTGCCGACAGCGCGCCCCGTTTGAATCAatcgaaaaacatttcccagCCAGCCCTGGGCGCCGTGGTGGACGAG GACCTACCGACGTCGGTGCTGTCGCGACACCGGAAAAAGCACCACCAGAGCGGCATCCTCGTGGTGAAGGCCTGCAGCCAGGACGGGGACTTGGATTTGCGCAATTATCTGCGG GAAACGGAACAGCGCGACTCCATCACCGAGGGCGAGGTAGAAAACTATAAGCTGGAGCTGAGCAAAAAGGCATCCCGAGGCCATGTGCTGAACGACATTCCGGAACGGACGGTTGAAGCGTCCGAGCAggttgccgttgccggcggATCGACATCGCCAGCCACCTCGGCCAGCGTGACACCAGCGACtgccgtcaccgccaccgagagcATAGCGGATCGGGACCAAGAGAAACCCGCGACCTGA
- the LOC131208268 gene encoding uncharacterized protein LOC131208268 isoform X3 produces MASAGDGEKPPKMAEENGTNPTNAVEQLSDPTRWEKFCLRRGINPNLIMLKITLFVMYGATSSLLPYLTIHMQSTGLTVEEIAIIYLALPFTTFLSPPITGFLVDKFGRYKPVVIMSLLLNALFHHSLLLIPQQEIPGKLPEAYVMRHPLTGNVEVWWSPCPSRECPEEEEMDIVVDQCLDHCLLLEQNPKIEIAPPPTDLPLVVTPNSVDANDPKDDLDLFVRKGPRKGANKTNDVLSSSSSTTELYIDKSILKEDPDESEESEEGWVVAGSGDSAFIVLDMHPDLGEPIEQLGMEIEHDDNATVTDFKTRFGVALLWKQGVNVTALEEEDLRCGGLVLTSNMSLNSNLMLSEWAADCMVQRCRFRRNGPDICPPDYKESDDKIFWIYFALRFLATTMLSAGVTIMDPIALTMIEKYGGDFGRERLFSSIGMAIFSPITGIMIDFFSRDLGYTDYSAAFYTYDVLLIISSVTVFLMPLGEKLPADNVFKDLLNLLKLKHVIIFIWFLFLLGNFWGFIESFLFLYLKELGAPNYLLGITITVGTVSSIPFLYGAGRITKVVGHVNLIVIAFVAHACRLVGYSFIENAWWCFPFEAMEALSCHLMWVAAATYCALLAPKNLLATLIGVLGMAHFSLGRGSGSFFGGFLIGEVGTREAFRYMGLVAVAGGLAYKFIHAIWLRKYDNPDADDEVVEKGESEKLYSEGDEPKTKDQGTSMSQERLSLMIKYNQIGSLTSLPRGSRGDVNDAFARRRSSYNIEFVRVQKGGGSASKVDLLKSAIDINHKASHPHLRKEGKASDQSLNSKRADSAPRLNQSKNISQPALGAVVDEETEQRDSITEGEVENYKLELSKKASRGHVLNDIPERTVEASEQVAVAGGSTSPATSASVTPATAVTATESIADRDQEKPAT; encoded by the exons ATGGCGTCCGCAGGCGATGGTGAGAAGCCGCCGAAAATGGCAgaggaaaacggaaccaacccGACCAATGCCGTCGAGCAGCTGAGCGATCCGACCCGTTGGGAGAAGTTTTGCCTTCGGCGCGGAATCAACCCGAACCTAATCATGCTGAAGATCACGCTGTTCGTCATGTATGGTG CCACCTCGTCGCTACTGCCGTACCTGACGATCCACATGCAAAGCACCGGCCTGACGGTGGAGGAAATTGCCATCATATACCTAGCGCTCCCGTTCACCACGTTCCTGAGCCCGCCGATCACCG gctTCTTGGTGGACAAGTTCGGTCGGTACAAACCGGTGGTCATCATGAGTTTGCTCTTAAACGCATTATTCCACcattcgctgctgctgatcccGCAGCAGGAAATACCGGGCAAGCTGCCGGAAGCGTACGTAATGAGACATCCCTTGACCGGAAATGTAGAG GTCTGGTGGTCACCGTGCCCGAGCCGCGAGTGCCCGGAGGAGGAAGAGATGGACATCGTGGTGGACCAGTGCCTGGATCACTGTTTGCTGCTGGAGCAGAACCCGAAGATCGAGAtagcgccaccgccgacggacctgccgctggtggtgacCCCGAACTCGGTCGATGCGAACGACCCGAAGGACGATCTGGATCTGTTTGTGCGGAAGGGGCCCAGAAAGGGTGCCAACAAAACGAACGACGTACTTAGCAGCAGTTCCAGTACCACTGAGCTGTACATCGACA AGTCAATACTTAAGGAGGACCCGGACGAATCGGAAGAGAGCGAGGAGGGCTGGGTCGTGGCGGGTAGCGGCGACTCGGCGTTCATCGTGCTCGACATGCACCCGGACCTGGGCGAACCGATCGAGCAGCTGGGCATGGAGATCGAACACGACGACAACGCGACCGTGACGGACTTCAAGACCCGCTTCGGGGTGGCGCTGCTCTGGAAGCAGGGTGTCAACGTGACGGCACTGGAGGAGGAGGACCTGCGGTGCGGGGGTCTGGTGCTCACCTCGAACATGTCGCTCAACAGCAACCTGATGCTGTCGGAGTGGGCCGCCGACTGTATGGTGCAgcggtgccggttccggcgcaACGGTCCCGACATCTGCCCGCCGGACTACAAGGAGAGTGACGACAAGATCTTCTGGATCTACTTCGCCCTCCGTTTCCTGGCCACGACGATGCTTTCGGCCGGCGTAACCATCATGGATCCGATCGCACTCACCATGATCGAGAAGTACGGTGGTGACTTTGGGCGCGAGCGACTCTTCTCCAGTATCGGGATGGCTATCTTTTCGCCGATTACCGGCATCATGATCGACTTCTTCTCGCGGGACCTCGGCTACACGGACTACTCGGCTGCGTTCTACACGTACGACGTGTTGCTGATCATCTCGTCGGTCACGGTGTTCCTGATGCCACTCGGCGAGAAGCTGCCGGCCGACAACGTCTTCAAGGACCTGTTGAATCTGCTAAAGCTGAAGCacgtcatcatcttcatctggTTCCTGTTTCTCCTAGGCAACTTTTGGGGATTCATCGAGAGCTTCCTGTTCCTGTACCTGAAGGAACTGGGTGCCCCAAACTATCTGCTGG GTATCACCATTACGGTTGGAACGGTCAGCAGTATCCCGTTCCTGTACGGAGCCGGTCGTATCACGAAGGTCGTTGGCCACGTGAACCTCATCGTGATAGCGTTCGTGGCTCACGCGTGTCGCCTGGTGGGCTACTCGTTCATTGA AAACGCCTGGTGGTGCTTTCCGTTCGAAGCGATGGAAGCCCTGTCCTGCCACCTGATGTGGGTCGCCGCGGCCACCTATTGTGCACTGCTCGCCCCGAAGAACCTGCTCGCCACGCTGATCGGGGTGTTGGGAATGGCCCACTTCAGTCTCGGCCGCGGCAGTGGCTccttcttcggtggcttccTGATCGGTGAGGTGGGAACCCGCGAGGCGTTCCGTTACATGGGGCTCGTGGCCGTAGCCGGTGGGCTGGCCTACAAGTTCATCCACGCCATCTGGCTCCGCAAGTACGACAACCCG GATGCGGACGACGAGGTGGTCGAGAAGGGCGAATCGGAGAAGCTGTACAGTGAAGGTGACGAACCGAAGACGAAGGATCAGGGCACGTCGATGTCGCAGGAACGGCTCTCGCTGATGATAAAGTACAATCAGATAGGCAGCCTCACCTCGCTCCCGAGGGGCTCCCGG GGTGACGTGAACGATGCCTTCGCAAGACGCCGGAGCAGCTACAACATCGAGTTCGTGCGCGTCCAGAAAGGTGGCGGCAGTGCGTCGAAG GTGGACCTCCTGAAGTCGGCCATCGACATCAACCACAAGGCGTCGCATCCACACCTGCGCAAGGAAGGCAAGGCGTCCGATCAGTCGCTCAACTCGAAACGTGCCGACAGCGCGCCCCGTTTGAATCAatcgaaaaacatttcccagCCAGCCCTGGGCGCCGTGGTGGACGAG GAAACGGAACAGCGCGACTCCATCACCGAGGGCGAGGTAGAAAACTATAAGCTGGAGCTGAGCAAAAAGGCATCCCGAGGCCATGTGCTGAACGACATTCCGGAACGGACGGTTGAAGCGTCCGAGCAggttgccgttgccggcggATCGACATCGCCAGCCACCTCGGCCAGCGTGACACCAGCGACtgccgtcaccgccaccgagagcATAGCGGATCGGGACCAAGAGAAACCCGCGACCTGA
- the LOC131208268 gene encoding uncharacterized protein LOC131208268 isoform X4 has translation MDIVVDQCLDHCLLLEQNPKIEIAPPPTDLPLVVTPNSVDANDPKDDLDLFVRKGPRKGANKTNDVLSSSSSTTELYIDKSILKEDPDESEESEEGWVVAGSGDSAFIVLDMHPDLGEPIEQLGMEIEHDDNATVTDFKTRFGVALLWKQGVNVTALEEEDLRCGGLVLTSNMSLNSNLMLSEWAADCMVQRCRFRRNGPDICPPDYKESDDKIFWIYFALRFLATTMLSAGVTIMDPIALTMIEKYGGDFGRERLFSSIGMAIFSPITGIMIDFFSRDLGYTDYSAAFYTYDVLLIISSVTVFLMPLGEKLPADNVFKDLLNLLKLKHVIIFIWFLFLLGNFWGFIESFLFLYLKELGAPNYLLGITITVGTVSSIPFLYGAGRITKVVGHVNLIVIAFVAHACRLVGYSFIENAWWCFPFEAMEALSCHLMWVAAATYCALLAPKNLLATLIGVLGMAHFSLGRGSGSFFGGFLIGEVGTREAFRYMGLVAVAGGLAYKFIHAIWLRKYDNPDADDEVVEKGESEKLYSEGDEPKTKDQGTSMSQERLSLMIKYNQIGSLTSLPRGSRGDVNDAFARRRSSYNIEFVRVQKGGGSASKVDLLKSAIDINHKASHPHLRKEGKASDQSLNSKRADSAPRLNQSKNISQPALGAVVDEDLPTSVLSRHRKKHHQSGILVVKACSQDGDLDLRNYLRETEQRDSITEGEVENYKLELSKKASRGHVLNDIPERTVEASEQVAVAGGSTSPATSASVTPATAVTATESIADRDQEKPAT, from the exons ATGGACATCGTGGTGGACCAGTGCCTGGATCACTGTTTGCTGCTGGAGCAGAACCCGAAGATCGAGAtagcgccaccgccgacggacctgccgctggtggtgacCCCGAACTCGGTCGATGCGAACGACCCGAAGGACGATCTGGATCTGTTTGTGCGGAAGGGGCCCAGAAAGGGTGCCAACAAAACGAACGACGTACTTAGCAGCAGTTCCAGTACCACTGAGCTGTACATCGACA AGTCAATACTTAAGGAGGACCCGGACGAATCGGAAGAGAGCGAGGAGGGCTGGGTCGTGGCGGGTAGCGGCGACTCGGCGTTCATCGTGCTCGACATGCACCCGGACCTGGGCGAACCGATCGAGCAGCTGGGCATGGAGATCGAACACGACGACAACGCGACCGTGACGGACTTCAAGACCCGCTTCGGGGTGGCGCTGCTCTGGAAGCAGGGTGTCAACGTGACGGCACTGGAGGAGGAGGACCTGCGGTGCGGGGGTCTGGTGCTCACCTCGAACATGTCGCTCAACAGCAACCTGATGCTGTCGGAGTGGGCCGCCGACTGTATGGTGCAgcggtgccggttccggcgcaACGGTCCCGACATCTGCCCGCCGGACTACAAGGAGAGTGACGACAAGATCTTCTGGATCTACTTCGCCCTCCGTTTCCTGGCCACGACGATGCTTTCGGCCGGCGTAACCATCATGGATCCGATCGCACTCACCATGATCGAGAAGTACGGTGGTGACTTTGGGCGCGAGCGACTCTTCTCCAGTATCGGGATGGCTATCTTTTCGCCGATTACCGGCATCATGATCGACTTCTTCTCGCGGGACCTCGGCTACACGGACTACTCGGCTGCGTTCTACACGTACGACGTGTTGCTGATCATCTCGTCGGTCACGGTGTTCCTGATGCCACTCGGCGAGAAGCTGCCGGCCGACAACGTCTTCAAGGACCTGTTGAATCTGCTAAAGCTGAAGCacgtcatcatcttcatctggTTCCTGTTTCTCCTAGGCAACTTTTGGGGATTCATCGAGAGCTTCCTGTTCCTGTACCTGAAGGAACTGGGTGCCCCAAACTATCTGCTGG GTATCACCATTACGGTTGGAACGGTCAGCAGTATCCCGTTCCTGTACGGAGCCGGTCGTATCACGAAGGTCGTTGGCCACGTGAACCTCATCGTGATAGCGTTCGTGGCTCACGCGTGTCGCCTGGTGGGCTACTCGTTCATTGA AAACGCCTGGTGGTGCTTTCCGTTCGAAGCGATGGAAGCCCTGTCCTGCCACCTGATGTGGGTCGCCGCGGCCACCTATTGTGCACTGCTCGCCCCGAAGAACCTGCTCGCCACGCTGATCGGGGTGTTGGGAATGGCCCACTTCAGTCTCGGCCGCGGCAGTGGCTccttcttcggtggcttccTGATCGGTGAGGTGGGAACCCGCGAGGCGTTCCGTTACATGGGGCTCGTGGCCGTAGCCGGTGGGCTGGCCTACAAGTTCATCCACGCCATCTGGCTCCGCAAGTACGACAACCCG GATGCGGACGACGAGGTGGTCGAGAAGGGCGAATCGGAGAAGCTGTACAGTGAAGGTGACGAACCGAAGACGAAGGATCAGGGCACGTCGATGTCGCAGGAACGGCTCTCGCTGATGATAAAGTACAATCAGATAGGCAGCCTCACCTCGCTCCCGAGGGGCTCCCGG GGTGACGTGAACGATGCCTTCGCAAGACGCCGGAGCAGCTACAACATCGAGTTCGTGCGCGTCCAGAAAGGTGGCGGCAGTGCGTCGAAG GTGGACCTCCTGAAGTCGGCCATCGACATCAACCACAAGGCGTCGCATCCACACCTGCGCAAGGAAGGCAAGGCGTCCGATCAGTCGCTCAACTCGAAACGTGCCGACAGCGCGCCCCGTTTGAATCAatcgaaaaacatttcccagCCAGCCCTGGGCGCCGTGGTGGACGAG GACCTACCGACGTCGGTGCTGTCGCGACACCGGAAAAAGCACCACCAGAGCGGCATCCTCGTGGTGAAGGCCTGCAGCCAGGACGGGGACTTGGATTTGCGCAATTATCTGCGG GAAACGGAACAGCGCGACTCCATCACCGAGGGCGAGGTAGAAAACTATAAGCTGGAGCTGAGCAAAAAGGCATCCCGAGGCCATGTGCTGAACGACATTCCGGAACGGACGGTTGAAGCGTCCGAGCAggttgccgttgccggcggATCGACATCGCCAGCCACCTCGGCCAGCGTGACACCAGCGACtgccgtcaccgccaccgagagcATAGCGGATCGGGACCAAGAGAAACCCGCGACCTGA